From one Desulfurobacterium thermolithotrophum DSM 11699 genomic stretch:
- the glmS gene encoding glutamine--fructose-6-phosphate transaminase (isomerizing) produces MCGIVGYVGKDNAKNVVLDGLKRLEYRGYDSAGIALIINRKLKVYKKEGKIRNLEIELNKLNLFSSIGIGHTRWATHGKPASKNAHPHFDCFQKIAVVHNGIIENYVELRKELQSKGHKFLSETDTEVIAHLIEEELKETPNFFEAFRKAVSRLKGSYAIGVISSLQQDKIFVARKDSPLVIGLGEEENFIASDVPAFLPYTNKAIFLDDFELAVIKKNSVEIFDFNGEKKEKEVHTIPWSIAQAEKAGYKHFMLKEIFEQPRSIADTISGNMSWLKGDGKLEGVDPKSFDRIQIIACGTSYHAGLIGKFYIENLTRIQVEVDYASEYRYRNPIVNEKTLVIAITQSGETADTLAAMKLAKEKGAKTLAICNVIGSTITREADTTIYTYAGPEISVASTKAFTTQLTALFILALYLGKERKTLSSEKLEAYFKLLMEVPSKMEEFLNTERKEEIVKKIALEFYKASDALYLGRYVNYPIALEGALKLKEISYIHAEGYPAGEMKHGPIALIDETMPVIVVATKSKVYEKVLSNVEEVKARKGRVVSIVNKGDKAVKQLSEFSIEVPEVNEFLSPIINVVPLQLFAYYIADFLGYDVDQPRNLAKSVTVE; encoded by the coding sequence GTGTGTGGGATTGTAGGTTACGTTGGTAAAGATAATGCAAAAAATGTCGTTTTAGATGGTCTTAAAAGGCTTGAATATAGAGGTTATGATTCCGCAGGTATTGCTTTAATTATAAATAGAAAGCTTAAAGTATATAAAAAGGAAGGAAAAATACGAAATCTTGAAATAGAACTTAACAAGCTAAATCTTTTTTCCAGCATTGGTATTGGTCATACCAGGTGGGCAACACACGGCAAGCCTGCAAGTAAAAATGCCCATCCTCATTTTGACTGTTTTCAAAAAATAGCAGTAGTCCATAATGGAATAATAGAAAACTACGTGGAACTAAGAAAAGAACTTCAATCTAAAGGACACAAATTCCTTTCAGAAACAGACACAGAAGTAATTGCTCATTTAATAGAAGAAGAATTAAAGGAAACACCTAACTTTTTTGAAGCTTTTAGAAAAGCCGTTTCTCGTCTTAAAGGCTCTTACGCAATTGGAGTTATTTCTTCTCTTCAGCAGGATAAAATTTTTGTAGCAAGAAAGGATAGTCCTCTTGTTATTGGACTTGGGGAGGAAGAAAATTTTATAGCTTCTGATGTTCCTGCTTTCTTACCCTATACAAATAAAGCAATTTTTCTTGATGATTTTGAATTAGCAGTAATTAAAAAGAATAGTGTTGAAATCTTTGACTTCAATGGAGAGAAAAAAGAAAAAGAAGTTCACACTATCCCATGGTCTATAGCTCAAGCTGAAAAAGCAGGCTATAAACATTTCATGCTAAAAGAAATTTTTGAACAACCAAGATCAATTGCAGATACGATAAGTGGAAACATGTCATGGCTTAAAGGAGATGGTAAACTTGAAGGAGTTGACCCTAAATCCTTTGATAGAATTCAAATCATTGCTTGTGGTACTTCTTATCATGCTGGTCTTATAGGAAAATTCTACATAGAAAACCTTACCCGTATTCAAGTAGAAGTAGATTATGCATCTGAATATAGATATAGAAATCCAATAGTAAATGAAAAGACATTAGTCATTGCTATTACTCAATCGGGAGAAACAGCAGATACACTTGCAGCAATGAAACTAGCAAAAGAGAAAGGAGCAAAAACCCTTGCAATATGCAATGTAATAGGTTCAACGATCACAAGAGAAGCTGATACTACTATCTACACTTATGCTGGTCCTGAGATAAGCGTAGCATCAACAAAAGCCTTTACGACGCAACTTACAGCACTTTTTATACTTGCTCTTTATCTTGGCAAAGAAAGAAAAACCTTAAGTTCTGAAAAGTTAGAAGCTTACTTTAAACTTTTAATGGAAGTACCATCTAAAATGGAAGAATTTTTAAATACTGAGAGAAAAGAAGAAATCGTTAAAAAAATTGCACTTGAATTTTATAAAGCTTCTGATGCTCTTTATCTTGGGAGGTATGTAAACTACCCAATAGCTCTTGAGGGAGCACTAAAGCTAAAGGAGATTTCATATATACACGCAGAAGGATATCCTGCTGGTGAAATGAAGCATGGTCCTATAGCATTAATAGATGAAACGATGCCAGTAATAGTTGTTGCAACAAAGAGTAAAGTTTACGAGAAAGTGCTTTCAAATGTTGAAGAAGTTAAAGCAAGAAAGGGAAGGGTTGTTTCTATAGTTAATAAGGGAGATAAAGCTGTAAAACAACTTTCAGAGTTTTCTATAGAGGTTCCAGAGGTTAATGAGTTTTTATCTCCTATTATTAATGTCGTACCTTTGCAGCTTTTTGCTTACTATATCGCAGATTTTTTAGGTTATGATGTTGACCAACCAAGAAATCTTGCTAAGAGCGTTACTGTGGAGTAA
- the purU gene encoding formyltetrahydrofolate deformylase, with protein sequence MRETAILLISCPDRKGILAEITGFIAKHGGNILHADQHIDFQKEIFFMRIEWDLSNFEIPKEKLPESFQPIAEKFQMDYQIKFSSDIQNVAIFVSKYDHCLYELLYRFKAGELRGNLKFVISNHPDLKPVVEMYGVPFYHFPKSKKNKLEVEEKEIELLKKEKIDLIILARYMQILSDRFVNEFRNKIINIHHSFLPAFVGAKPYHRAYERGVKIIGATSHYVTEELDQGPIIEQDVVRVSHRDSIEDMIRKGRDLEKLVLARAVRWHLENKILVYDNKTVIFD encoded by the coding sequence ATGAGAGAAACAGCAATACTTTTAATTTCCTGCCCAGATAGAAAAGGAATACTTGCAGAAATTACAGGTTTTATAGCAAAACATGGTGGGAACATTCTTCATGCAGATCAACACATTGATTTTCAGAAGGAAATCTTCTTCATGAGAATAGAATGGGATTTAAGCAACTTTGAAATACCGAAAGAAAAATTACCTGAATCTTTCCAGCCTATTGCAGAAAAATTTCAGATGGATTACCAAATAAAGTTTAGTTCTGATATTCAAAATGTTGCTATTTTTGTTTCAAAGTATGACCACTGCCTTTATGAACTCCTTTATCGATTTAAAGCTGGTGAGCTTAGGGGAAATCTCAAATTTGTAATAAGCAATCATCCAGATCTTAAACCAGTTGTTGAAATGTATGGAGTTCCTTTCTACCATTTTCCAAAAAGTAAAAAAAATAAGCTTGAAGTTGAAGAAAAAGAAATAGAGCTCCTAAAAAAAGAAAAAATTGATCTAATAATTCTTGCAAGGTATATGCAGATATTAAGTGATAGATTCGTCAATGAATTTAGAAACAAGATAATAAACATTCATCACTCTTTCCTTCCAGCCTTTGTAGGAGCAAAACCTTACCATAGAGCTTATGAAAGAGGAGTGAAAATAATTGGAGCAACAAGTCATTACGTAACGGAAGAGCTTGATCAAGGTCCAATAATAGAACAGGATGTTGTCAGAGTAAGTCATAGAGACAGTATAGAGGACATGATTAGAAAAGGTAGAGATCTTGAAAAATTAGTCCTTGCAAGAGCTGTTAGATGGCATCTTGAAAACAAAATACTCGTATATGACAACAAAACGGTAATCTTTGATTAA
- the hisG gene encoding ATP phosphoribosyltransferase, translated as MNYNQITIALPKGRLLKDAVKFLKEAGIDASETLKETRKLIFEWENYRFILVKPMDVPTYVYYGTADIGIAGKDVIEEKGYDLYEPLDLGFGGCRLSVAEPENIEEPYDIEKLSFIKVATKYPKITDRYFRSKGIHPEIIVLYGSVELAPLVGLSDRIVDLVQTGTTLRANGLKEVDTILYSTARLIVNKASLKTKYSIIKPIVDKIKAIL; from the coding sequence ATGAACTACAACCAAATAACAATTGCTCTTCCTAAAGGTAGGCTTTTAAAAGATGCGGTTAAATTTCTTAAAGAGGCAGGGATAGATGCTTCTGAAACTTTAAAGGAGACAAGAAAACTAATATTTGAATGGGAAAATTATAGGTTTATTCTTGTAAAACCTATGGACGTACCAACTTATGTCTATTATGGGACAGCAGACATAGGAATTGCTGGAAAAGATGTTATTGAAGAAAAAGGATATGATCTTTATGAGCCTTTAGATCTTGGTTTTGGTGGCTGTAGACTTTCTGTTGCAGAGCCTGAAAATATAGAAGAACCTTACGATATCGAAAAACTTTCATTTATTAAAGTAGCTACAAAGTATCCCAAAATTACTGATAGGTATTTCAGAAGCAAAGGAATTCATCCTGAAATTATAGTTCTTTATGGTTCTGTAGAGTTAGCTCCTCTTGTTGGACTTTCAGATAGAATTGTTGATCTTGTTCAAACTGGAACAACACTTCGTGCAAATGGCTTAAAAGAGGTAGATACGATTCTTTACTCAACAGCAAGATTAATAGTAAACAAGGCAAGCCTTAAAACCAAGTATTCAATCATAAAACCAATAGTAGATAAAATTAAAGCTATCTTGTAG
- a CDS encoding IS110 family transposase, with translation MSGGRDEGEGRENTVCRSGTTTKTALQQLYLDCLTGILNTKKYEAEELEKFKNHLTTFRKKGYSVKVAVETLTGVTFFTEEIRNCVDEITYVNTNKFKNILKGVNSAKNDRIDAETIAIYYEMGLLPTVYVPTRKEKELRIKMKERDSFVDMRKGVINRLHSLLLEYGIKTNKRELTTKKGMERIKEETKKKVPPSLRETIWRQIETIEYLTDKIRETEEDIKSFIGEDEELKGKVELLKSIPGVGDIVAIAFISAVCNEERFENGDKVAAYFGLVPRANSSGDEVRNGRITKKGDSRTRNKIIQATRALLNSKLDNSVKRFYEGLVKKGLEKKKALIAAARKLVKVMFAVLRERRQFMDFVENKCNLCVGG, from the coding sequence ATATCAGGGGGTAGAGATGAAGGAGAAGGTAGAGAAAACACTGTATGTCGGAGTGGGACTACCACAAAAACAGCTTTACAGCAGCTTTATTTAGATTGTCTGACAGGGATACTTAATACCAAGAAGTACGAAGCAGAAGAGTTAGAGAAATTTAAAAATCACCTAACAACTTTTAGGAAAAAAGGATATTCAGTAAAAGTTGCGGTAGAAACCTTAACAGGAGTAACATTTTTTACGGAGGAGATAAGGAACTGCGTTGATGAAATAACTTACGTTAACACTAACAAATTTAAGAACATTCTAAAAGGTGTTAACAGTGCTAAAAACGACAGGATAGATGCAGAAACGATAGCCATTTACTATGAAATGGGCTTACTTCCGACAGTTTACGTCCCGACGAGAAAAGAAAAAGAGCTAAGGATAAAGATGAAAGAGAGAGATAGCTTTGTAGATATGAGAAAAGGGGTAATTAACAGACTTCATAGCCTATTGCTTGAATATGGGATAAAGACAAACAAGAGAGAACTCACCACGAAGAAAGGGATGGAAAGGATAAAGGAAGAAACGAAGAAGAAAGTGCCTCCGTCATTACGAGAAACGATATGGAGGCAAATAGAAACAATAGAATACTTAACAGATAAGATAAGAGAGACAGAAGAAGATATCAAGAGTTTTATAGGAGAAGATGAGGAGCTTAAGGGAAAAGTAGAACTTCTAAAAAGCATACCTGGAGTAGGAGATATAGTAGCTATAGCCTTTATATCTGCCGTATGTAACGAAGAGAGGTTTGAAAACGGAGACAAGGTAGCGGCTTATTTTGGACTTGTTCCTCGTGCTAATAGCAGTGGAGACGAAGTTAGAAATGGAAGGATAACAAAGAAAGGGGACAGCAGAACGAGGAACAAGATTATCCAGGCTACGAGAGCGTTATTGAACAGCAAGTTAGACAATTCAGTTAAAAGATTTTACGAAGGGTTAGTTAAGAAAGGTTTAGAGAAGAAGAAAGCGCTGATAGCTGCGGCGAGGAAATTGGTTAAAGTAATGTTCGCAGTTTTGAGAGAGAGAAGGCAATTTATGGATTTTGTTGAAAATAAATGCAACCTCTGTGTTGGGGGTTGA
- the murA gene encoding UDP-N-acetylglucosamine 1-carboxyvinyltransferase, translated as MEKFVIKGGRKLYGKIRISGSKNASLPILFSSILTGRLKLSNVPDLKDVTTTCYLLQKMGFEIEKNKDVVEIESGKVIKTEAPYELVKTMRASILCLGPLLAKYGKAKVSMPGGCAIGLRPVNLHLKALSKMGADIRIDHGYITAEVKGRLKGCEITFDFPTVGGTENVLMAAVLADGKTIIRNAAKEPEIVDLAKALKKAGAIIEGEGTDVIEITGISELEEIDYRVMPDRIEAGTFVAAVGLAGGEIELEEFPFEVLKAVIEKFEEAGLKIEKLDKNRAKVKKVGKLKGTDIITQPYPGFPTDMQAQFMATMCLAEGVSVIKETIFENRFMHVLELQRLGADISIDGNTVVIKGVDKLIGAKVTATDLRASASLVIAGLAAENTTEVYRIYHLDRGYERMEEKLQALGANIKREKSELPY; from the coding sequence ATGGAAAAGTTTGTTATAAAAGGTGGAAGGAAGCTTTATGGAAAGATTCGAATATCTGGTTCAAAGAATGCATCTCTTCCAATCCTATTTTCTTCTATATTGACTGGAAGACTTAAACTTTCAAATGTTCCTGATTTAAAAGATGTAACAACTACTTGTTATTTGCTTCAAAAAATGGGATTTGAAATTGAGAAAAATAAAGATGTTGTTGAGATTGAAAGCGGGAAAGTCATAAAAACAGAAGCTCCCTATGAGCTTGTTAAAACTATGAGGGCATCTATCCTTTGCTTGGGACCTCTTCTTGCAAAATACGGTAAAGCTAAGGTTTCTATGCCTGGTGGTTGTGCAATAGGTTTAAGACCTGTAAACCTTCATCTTAAAGCTCTTTCAAAAATGGGAGCAGACATAAGGATAGATCATGGTTATATAACGGCAGAAGTAAAAGGAAGGCTAAAAGGATGTGAAATAACTTTTGACTTCCCTACTGTAGGGGGAACGGAAAATGTTCTCATGGCTGCAGTTCTTGCAGATGGAAAAACCATCATAAGAAATGCTGCAAAAGAACCAGAAATAGTTGATTTAGCAAAAGCTTTGAAAAAAGCTGGAGCAATTATAGAAGGAGAAGGAACAGACGTTATAGAAATAACAGGGATTTCTGAACTTGAAGAAATAGATTATAGAGTAATGCCAGATAGGATTGAAGCGGGAACATTTGTTGCAGCAGTTGGTCTTGCAGGTGGAGAGATAGAATTAGAAGAGTTTCCATTTGAAGTTTTAAAAGCAGTAATAGAAAAATTTGAAGAAGCAGGGCTAAAGATAGAAAAGTTGGATAAAAACAGAGCAAAAGTAAAAAAAGTAGGAAAACTTAAGGGTACAGACATTATTACTCAACCTTATCCTGGATTTCCAACTGACATGCAAGCTCAATTCATGGCAACTATGTGTCTTGCAGAAGGAGTTTCTGTTATAAAGGAAACCATCTTTGAGAATCGTTTTATGCATGTTCTTGAACTTCAAAGACTTGGAGCTGATATTTCAATAGATGGAAACACAGTAGTTATAAAGGGAGTAGACAAGTTAATTGGAGCTAAAGTTACAGCTACAGATCTAAGAGCAAGTGCTTCTCTTGTTATAGCAGGACTTGCTGCAGAAAATACAACTGAAGTTTATAGAATTTACCATCTTGATAGAGGATATGAAAGGATGGAAGAAAAGCTCCAAGCTCTCGGAGCTAATATAAAAAGAGAAAAAAGTGAACTTCCATACTAA
- the prmC gene encoding peptide chain release factor N(5)-glutamine methyltransferase, whose amino-acid sequence MKWTVGKLIKRATEILRERGIKSARLDAELLLAHSLGFKDRIKLYTEFERPLTEEEVENYRQLIKRRAKGEPVAYLTGEKEFFGFTFKVQKGVLIPRPETELLVEVVYDYLKDKEDKTIVDVGTGSGCIILTLYKLLGDKHRYIGTDISSIALKVANENKELLGCNNVEIVKMDLLKEINYPVDVIVSNPPYIPFGDKKLDKEVLKYEPAVALFGGKSGLEIVERLIGESAKKLSSNGFFAIEIGKGQSKGVKKLLEKAGFRNIKLHKDLAGVERVISAERG is encoded by the coding sequence ATGAAATGGACTGTTGGAAAACTAATCAAAAGAGCAACAGAAATTCTCAGAGAGAGAGGGATAAAGTCAGCAAGACTCGATGCTGAGCTGCTCCTTGCCCATTCTCTTGGATTTAAAGACAGAATTAAGCTTTACACAGAGTTTGAAAGACCTCTAACAGAAGAAGAGGTAGAAAACTACAGACAACTGATAAAGAGAAGGGCAAAGGGAGAACCTGTTGCCTACCTCACAGGTGAGAAAGAGTTCTTTGGTTTCACATTTAAAGTTCAGAAAGGTGTTTTAATTCCAAGGCCTGAGACAGAGCTCCTTGTCGAAGTGGTTTACGATTATTTAAAAGACAAAGAAGATAAGACTATAGTTGATGTTGGAACTGGAAGTGGATGCATTATTTTAACTCTTTATAAGCTTCTTGGAGACAAACACAGATATATCGGAACAGATATATCTTCTATTGCGTTAAAAGTTGCCAACGAAAATAAAGAACTTCTTGGCTGTAATAACGTAGAGATAGTAAAGATGGACTTGTTAAAAGAAATTAACTATCCTGTTGACGTTATTGTTTCTAATCCTCCTTACATTCCTTTTGGAGACAAAAAGTTAGATAAAGAAGTTTTAAAATATGAACCCGCCGTTGCACTTTTTGGTGGAAAAAGTGGTTTAGAGATAGTTGAAAGATTAATAGGAGAATCTGCTAAAAAACTTAGTTCTAACGGTTTTTTTGCTATTGAGATAGGAAAAGGACAATCAAAAGGGGTGAAAAAGCTTTTAGAAAAAGCTGGTTTTAGAAATATTAAGTTGCACAAAGACTTAGCAGGAGTAGAAAGAGTTATTTCTGCAGAAAGAGGTTAG
- a CDS encoding thiamine pyrophosphate-dependent enzyme, which translates to MKKTLLGNEAIAWGLLYAGVDVMAAYPGTPSSEILETYQKIVKQKNLSAYAEWSTNEKVAFETAYAAAITGKRAACGMKMVGLNVASDALMSSAYIGNKGGFLIISADDPGFYSSQTEQDSRYFAKFARIPALDPSSPEDAFRLTVIGVNLSEKFEIPVILRPVLRVCHGRQIVDIPDFEFEGREGKFERNIERWAAVPRIPRLKQGYELLEKLQRIAQFNYDEFLKPQVEKLRGGKLLIIASGTSYSYVLEVLEDTGLKADVLKIDMPTPLPSGRLSDLISSYEEVIVFEETYPLIEEQIKHLGNVRGKLSGDVFQIDEVAHDRVADILLKRGHISRNVYVGKEYEGEVPPRVPALCPGCPHRTVFYGMKKVFGNKAIYPSDIGCYTLGLNQKAVDTVLCMGASVGLSCGFSKSDTKKPIVATIGDSTFLHAGIPPLIDAVANRHKFVLVIMDNSTVAMTGLQPTPERIGNVSIPKIVEGCGVKPLILDYDGTIKTTVEFFKKVKEIYEKANGPVVAIVNEFCTFDKEKVKLPGKFAKVDQDKCTGCGHCINDFGCPAFEWNDEGKVEVNPYFCVGCGVCLSDLCPFDAFVEDVR; encoded by the coding sequence ATGAAAAAGACACTTTTAGGAAATGAGGCTATAGCCTGGGGATTGCTTTACGCTGGCGTTGATGTTATGGCAGCCTATCCTGGAACTCCGAGTTCGGAAATTTTAGAGACCTACCAGAAAATTGTCAAGCAAAAGAATCTTTCAGCCTATGCCGAGTGGTCAACTAACGAAAAGGTTGCCTTTGAAACAGCTTATGCTGCTGCGATAACCGGTAAAAGGGCAGCCTGTGGAATGAAAATGGTCGGTCTCAACGTGGCTTCAGATGCCCTGATGAGTAGTGCTTATATAGGAAATAAGGGTGGTTTCCTCATAATCTCTGCAGACGACCCAGGATTTTACAGCTCTCAGACAGAACAGGATTCGAGGTACTTTGCAAAGTTTGCAAGAATTCCTGCACTTGATCCTTCAAGTCCAGAAGATGCTTTCAGACTGACGGTTATTGGCGTTAACCTCTCTGAAAAGTTTGAAATTCCTGTTATTCTCAGACCCGTTCTTAGGGTATGTCACGGAAGACAGATAGTTGATATTCCTGACTTTGAGTTTGAGGGAAGAGAAGGAAAGTTTGAAAGAAATATTGAAAGGTGGGCGGCAGTTCCAAGAATCCCTCGATTAAAGCAGGGGTATGAGCTTCTGGAAAAGCTTCAGAGAATTGCACAGTTCAACTACGATGAGTTCTTGAAGCCCCAAGTTGAAAAGCTTAGAGGAGGAAAACTTCTCATTATTGCTTCTGGAACGAGTTACTCTTATGTTCTTGAAGTCCTTGAGGATACAGGATTAAAAGCAGATGTTTTAAAGATTGACATGCCAACTCCTCTTCCTTCGGGGAGGTTAAGTGATTTAATCTCCTCTTACGAAGAGGTTATAGTCTTTGAGGAGACCTATCCTCTTATAGAGGAACAGATAAAACACCTTGGAAACGTTAGAGGTAAACTTTCTGGGGATGTTTTCCAGATAGATGAGGTTGCACACGATAGAGTTGCCGATATCCTTTTAAAAAGGGGACACATAAGTAGGAACGTCTACGTTGGAAAAGAATATGAAGGAGAAGTTCCTCCAAGAGTGCCTGCTCTGTGTCCCGGCTGTCCGCATAGAACAGTTTTCTATGGAATGAAAAAAGTTTTTGGAAATAAGGCAATTTATCCTTCAGATATCGGTTGTTACACTCTCGGTTTGAATCAAAAAGCTGTTGATACAGTTCTCTGTATGGGAGCTTCTGTTGGACTCTCCTGTGGCTTCTCAAAATCTGATACTAAAAAGCCAATAGTTGCAACGATTGGAGACTCTACTTTTCTCCATGCAGGCATTCCACCCCTCATTGATGCTGTCGCTAACAGGCACAAGTTCGTTCTGGTAATTATGGACAATAGTACCGTTGCCATGACTGGTCTTCAGCCAACTCCGGAGAGAATAGGAAATGTCAGCATTCCGAAGATTGTTGAAGGGTGTGGAGTAAAACCTTTGATTCTCGATTACGATGGAACCATTAAAACTACAGTTGAGTTTTTCAAGAAGGTAAAAGAGATATATGAAAAAGCCAACGGACCTGTTGTTGCTATTGTTAATGAGTTCTGCACTTTTGACAAAGAAAAAGTGAAACTGCCTGGAAAGTTTGCAAAAGTCGATCAGGATAAGTGTACAGGATGCGGACACTGTATAAACGATTTCGGTTGTCCTGCCTTTGAGTGGAACGATGAAGGAAAGGTGGAGGTAAATCCTTACTTCTGTGTGGGTTGTGGTGTCTGTCTTTCGGATCTTTGTCCATTTGATGCCTTTGTGGAGGATGTGAGATGA
- a CDS encoding 2-oxoacid:acceptor oxidoreductase family protein, protein MRYQIVLTGVGGQGTIFLVKLLAQCALNKGIDFIGTETHGMAQKGGTVISYLKIGDFKAPLVGEGQADLLLGLYPTETLRFLHYLKPEGYIVTNIEDDFPEVNGFNVFTVKASELAVKGEVNPKSLNVFILGYALKVIENFPFSKEEVEKAIVELNPKFADVNIEALNKGFLTGCN, encoded by the coding sequence ATGAGATATCAGATAGTTCTGACAGGAGTTGGCGGACAGGGAACAATTTTTTTGGTGAAACTCCTTGCCCAGTGTGCTCTGAATAAAGGTATCGATTTTATAGGAACAGAAACTCACGGTATGGCTCAAAAAGGTGGAACAGTTATCTCATACTTGAAAATTGGGGACTTTAAAGCTCCTCTGGTTGGAGAGGGTCAAGCAGATCTGCTTTTAGGTCTATATCCAACCGAAACTTTAAGATTTCTTCACTATTTGAAGCCAGAAGGATACATTGTTACAAATATTGAAGATGATTTCCCGGAGGTTAATGGATTTAACGTTTTTACTGTTAAGGCTTCAGAGTTAGCTGTAAAGGGGGAGGTAAATCCAAAGTCTCTAAACGTTTTTATCTTAGGCTATGCTTTGAAAGTGATTGAGAATTTTCCTTTTTCAAAGGAAGAAGTTGAGAAAGCAATTGTTGAATTGAATCCAAAGTTTGCAGATGTGAATATTGAAGCTTTAAATAAAGGTTTTTTGACAGGTTGTAATTGA
- a CDS encoding IS5-like element ISDeth1 family transposase, whose product MPKLRKKPILSGMKAKRLNFHKVLNLSKTYMNRRGQAVLVYLYPFKTKRGRPKKYPDEIILTLLFLQVAWNLSFRDLEYLAVQIFGRENIPDFSTYYYRLKQLPSILLVDFLNFVSRRLLGKYHKELRFLIIDGTGFKYNEIYPLKILRGKEIKEVKSHVKVVVLSVHLKDGKRFILTALPGESYASEVKLGEKIVRWLNERGFIWRALKGKPFLGDKAYDSIKFIELVLLVGLKPYIKVRETLRKGIKSEIRLKCKELLESDEIYRFRGLIESIFGEVKQDVGSYEKTKSFHIAQLFVLAKFILFNMGVLFFVWMIFQTLSFKRY is encoded by the coding sequence TTGCCAAAATTAAGAAAAAAGCCTATCCTCTCCGGTATGAAAGCGAAAAGACTAAATTTCCACAAAGTACTCAACCTATCAAAAACATACATGAACCGGAGAGGACAGGCTGTACTGGTATATTTATATCCTTTTAAAACCAAAAGAGGAAGACCCAAGAAATACCCTGACGAGATAATTCTTACCCTTCTTTTCCTCCAAGTAGCCTGGAACCTATCATTCAGAGACCTTGAATATTTGGCAGTTCAGATATTTGGAAGAGAGAATATTCCTGATTTTTCAACCTATTATTACCGACTCAAGCAACTACCTTCCATTCTCCTTGTAGATTTTCTGAACTTTGTCTCTCGAAGACTCTTAGGGAAGTATCATAAAGAACTAAGATTTCTGATAATAGATGGAACTGGCTTCAAATACAATGAGATTTATCCATTGAAAATTCTAAGAGGCAAAGAGATAAAGGAGGTAAAAAGCCACGTTAAAGTTGTTGTATTAAGCGTTCATCTAAAAGATGGAAAAAGGTTCATTCTTACTGCATTACCTGGAGAGAGTTACGCTTCGGAAGTGAAACTTGGAGAGAAAATAGTTAGGTGGTTAAACGAAAGGGGATTTATATGGAGAGCTTTGAAAGGAAAGCCATTTTTAGGAGACAAAGCTTATGACAGCATTAAGTTTATTGAGCTTGTTCTGTTAGTAGGCTTAAAGCCTTACATAAAGGTGAGAGAAACATTAAGGAAGGGAATTAAATCTGAGATTAGGCTTAAATGCAAAGAGCTTTTAGAATCTGATGAAATTTACAGGTTTAGAGGACTGATAGAGAGTATTTTTGGAGAAGTTAAGCAGGATGTTGGAAGTTACGAGAAAACAAAGAGCTTTCATATAGCTCAACTGTTTGTTTTAGCTAAGTTTATCCTCTTTAACATGGGAGTTTTGTTCTTTGTCTGGATGATTTTTCAAACACTCTCATTTAAAAGGTATTAA